In Gigantopelta aegis isolate Gae_Host chromosome 6, Gae_host_genome, whole genome shotgun sequence, the following are encoded in one genomic region:
- the LOC121376437 gene encoding 2'-5'-oligoadenylate synthase 2-like: MYSNPSTVYAPIEDSPVTFTCDFPNVFKGMEEYESMADFIERVVRPDDEYNRRCEDLVNRLKKFLENNTGLGVKRVFVGGSVGKMTSLSHYSDVDLIVFIDDYPTMVEFQKNLDSVLQKLEQHVLHDLNWAQEVEHTRTTHHAVQFKTKLKGYTDAVLRKVDLLPALDRLDQVPMDHVYNEMKALSAKERRYYSVCFTEEQTEFVKSMPHEVRDLIRFVKYWKETNDLPVRSYFLELLVIYIWSERRQRFETFCVCSMFKRVVYALRNIAQMEITWPDIYTSTDYSPLPPKPVLLDPMNPYNNVAPSGDDLEEIVDKSIDLLIRLEDLMSKDTFEFHKDACCVLS, encoded by the exons ATGTATTCGAACCCTTCGACAGTGTATGCTCCTATCGAGGATTCTCCCGTGACATTTACATGCGATTTCCCCAATGTCTTCAAAGGAATGGAAGAATATGAATCGATGGCCGATTTCATCGAGAGAGTGGTTCGGCCCGATGACGAGTACAACCGACGGTGTGAGGATCTGGTGAACAGGCTGAAGAAGTTCCTAGAAAACAACACTGGACTCGGTGTGAAAAGGGTGTTTGTC GGTGGATCGGTGGGGAAAATGACAAGTCTATCACATTATTCTGATGTCGATCTGATTGTTTTTATTGATGACTATCCCACCATGGTCGAGTTCCAAAAAAACCTGGACAGCGTTTTACAAAAACTGGAACAACACGTCCTGCACGACTTGAACTGGGCACAAGAAGTGGAACACACCCGCACCACACATCACGCCGTTCAGTTCAAGACAAAGCTGAAGGGATACACTGACGCTGTCCTGCGGAAAGTTGATCTCTTGCCAGCGTTAGATCGACTTGATCAAG tgcCCATGGATCACGTCTACAACGAAATGAAGGCACTGTCGGCCAAAGAACGAAGATACTACTCTGTATGTTTCACCGAGGAGCAAACAGAATTTGTCAAATCCATGCCACATGAAGTTAGGGATTTGATACGATTTGTGAAGTACTGGAAAGAG ACAAATGACCTTCCAGTGAGGTCATATTTCCTGGAGCTGCTCGTTATATACATTTGGAGTGAAAGGCGGCAAAGATTCGAAACGTTCTGCGTTTGTTCCATGTTTAAACGAGTAGTTTATGCACTGAGAAACATTGCCCAAATGGAGATAACATGGCCGGACATATATACCTCTACAGACTACTCTCCTCTGCC aCCTAAACCAGTTCTGCTGGATCCGATGAACCCCTACAACAACGTAGCGCCATCTGGTGATGATTTGGAAGAAATTGTTGACAAATCGATAGATCTTCTGATCAGACTCGAGGATCTGATGTCAAAGGATACATTTGAATTTCACAAAGATGCCTGCTGTGTCTTGAGTTAA